In one window of Reinekea forsetii DNA:
- the pilO gene encoding type IV pilus inner membrane component PilO produces MKMKEFLDGFKQENFDYQNPDFNNMGSWPLAIKLATLVLISVLIVFGFYWFAVKDSKVRFQGALAKEPTLKQQYQSKSFQVANLDAFKLQLVEMEETFGTLLSQLPDDSEMPGLLDDISTTGTQSGLEIDKITPSADITQEFYIETPIAITVRGSFHEMGNFVSSMSAIPRIVTLHNFSIKGAANRSDAEGEAPLMMTIEAKTYRYKGDER; encoded by the coding sequence ATGAAAATGAAGGAATTTCTCGACGGCTTCAAACAGGAGAATTTTGACTACCAAAACCCCGATTTCAACAATATGGGCTCATGGCCCTTGGCGATTAAATTAGCCACCCTGGTGTTAATCAGTGTGCTCATCGTCTTCGGTTTTTATTGGTTTGCGGTAAAGGACTCCAAGGTTCGCTTCCAGGGCGCGCTGGCCAAGGAGCCCACTTTGAAGCAGCAATATCAAAGTAAATCGTTCCAGGTGGCTAACCTAGACGCCTTTAAGCTGCAGTTGGTCGAAATGGAGGAAACCTTTGGCACACTCTTATCGCAATTGCCCGATGACTCTGAGATGCCTGGCCTACTCGATGATATCAGCACCACCGGCACTCAAAGCGGACTGGAAATCGACAAGATAACGCCTAGCGCCGATATCACTCAGGAATTTTATATAGAAACGCCGATTGCTATCACGGTGCGCGGTTCGTTCCATGAGATGGGTAACTTTGTCAGCTCGATGTCGGCCATTCCCCGAATCGTGACCCTGCACAACTTTAGCATCAAAGGGGCTGCCAATCGGTCGGATGCGGAAGGGGAGGCGCCCTTGATGATGACTATCGAGGCCAAGACCTACCGCTACAAAGGGGATGAGCGATGA
- a CDS encoding pilus assembly protein PilP, whose protein sequence is MNPYLRNHASRMFLVLMASALTVACVRTDPLTDLKAFVQEQDAKPKGAIEPPPVFLAPDFVSYTASSKRSPFEVPRPVELIQEEKSAPRSNIRPDQLRVKEYLETFRIENIAMVGTLSGYTDDVTLWALVKDGQGEVHRVKAGNYLGRNFGRIIEISETQIDLIEIVPTGKENWVERPRVLILVGLDQ, encoded by the coding sequence ATGAATCCGTATCTACGCAATCACGCCAGCCGGATGTTCCTGGTGCTGATGGCATCGGCGTTAACGGTGGCTTGTGTGCGCACCGACCCCTTGACCGACCTGAAGGCCTTCGTGCAGGAGCAGGATGCCAAGCCCAAAGGCGCCATCGAACCGCCGCCGGTATTTTTAGCGCCGGACTTTGTCTCCTATACGGCGAGCAGTAAGCGCTCCCCCTTTGAGGTGCCTCGGCCGGTGGAATTGATACAGGAAGAGAAAAGCGCACCGAGAAGCAATATTCGGCCGGATCAGCTGCGGGTAAAGGAGTATTTAGAAACCTTTCGTATTGAGAACATTGCCATGGTCGGCACCCTCTCGGGCTATACCGACGACGTCACGCTCTGGGCCCTAGTCAAAGATGGTCAGGGTGAAGTACACCGGGTAAAGGCTGGGAATTATTTAGGTCGTAACTTCGGTCGAATTATAGAAATTAGCGAAACTCAAATTGATCTAATAGAAATAGTGCCAACTGGAAAAGAAAACTGGGTCGAGCGCCCAAGGGTTTTGATTCTTGTCGGGTTGGATCAATAA
- the pilQ gene encoding type IV pilus secretin PilQ, which translates to MKQVSIFFAVLFATHAFAVNLTDFEVSSLSGDRTQILLTFDGAAPDPVGYSIESPARISLDFADTQSKLAEKYIQISSGNTRNAAILDTGGRTRVVFSLTKLVSYASTVNGNVVSIFIGEGVAALAEQKTNALVSSPETNVSTPMSSQRTATVANEIKNVDFRRTETGAGQVVVEFASSAANASVFEQGGNIMIRVEDFEVPPELRRRLDVVDFATAVHFINVYNEDNGVLIRLEVDGDYDYLAYQSDNSMTVEVNQLTEAESEARLKEKFPYNGDKLSLNFQDIEVRDVLQIIANYVGINLVASDSISGSITLRLNNVPWDQALDLVLKTNGLDKRQNGNVLLVAPAAELAEQERLELTARDQAERLAPLRTEYVQINYAKATDLAAIIQSNVTTSSVTESSTGEDPVTTTTSANGFLSKRGSVAVDERTNTLIITDTGVNLEDIRQAIAIFDVPVRQVLIEARIVTARTSVGEGMGIRWGGALTQNALGSTFVASGSLEQNVTSINSAGATTSFPDALAVNLPLEQNTGSLAVGFLRGLFNLDLEITALESLGQAEVISQPKVITSDGQQATIFSGQNVAILGKLIEAGLKLEVTPQITPDNRVVLNLTVNQDSISPPEASEGLVAIDTNSVTTQVLVENGATLVLGGVYRVEKSTSTQKTPFLGDLPFIGYLFKRTISSDEKSELLIFITPRLVEEGLVSN; encoded by the coding sequence ATGAAGCAGGTTTCAATTTTCTTCGCTGTACTATTTGCGACCCATGCATTTGCGGTTAATTTAACCGATTTTGAGGTGTCGTCCCTATCTGGGGACCGCACCCAGATACTCCTTACCTTTGACGGCGCTGCGCCGGATCCGGTGGGCTACAGCATCGAGAGCCCCGCACGAATTTCGTTAGATTTTGCGGACACTCAGAGCAAGCTGGCCGAGAAGTATATTCAGATCAGCAGCGGTAATACCCGCAATGCGGCGATCCTGGATACCGGTGGGCGGACCCGCGTGGTCTTTAGCCTAACCAAGCTGGTGAGCTATGCCTCGACCGTGAACGGCAATGTGGTGTCGATTTTTATTGGCGAAGGGGTGGCGGCCTTGGCGGAGCAAAAGACCAATGCTCTTGTTAGTTCGCCTGAGACCAATGTCAGCACCCCAATGAGCTCGCAACGCACTGCAACGGTGGCCAATGAAATCAAGAATGTCGATTTTCGCCGCACCGAAACCGGTGCCGGGCAGGTGGTGGTCGAGTTTGCCAGTTCGGCGGCCAATGCCTCGGTGTTCGAGCAGGGTGGCAATATTATGATCCGGGTGGAAGACTTCGAAGTGCCCCCTGAATTACGCCGGCGGCTGGACGTCGTCGATTTTGCCACGGCCGTGCACTTTATTAATGTTTATAACGAAGACAACGGCGTGTTAATCCGCTTAGAAGTCGATGGTGACTACGACTATCTAGCCTATCAGTCGGACAACAGCATGACGGTCGAGGTCAATCAGCTCACCGAGGCGGAGTCTGAGGCGCGGCTGAAAGAGAAATTCCCCTACAATGGTGATAAGCTGTCGTTGAATTTCCAAGATATCGAAGTCCGAGATGTATTGCAGATTATCGCCAACTACGTCGGCATAAATCTGGTTGCATCGGATTCAATCAGCGGCAGCATTACCCTAAGGTTAAATAATGTTCCATGGGACCAAGCCTTGGATCTAGTGCTCAAGACCAATGGTCTGGATAAGCGGCAAAACGGTAATGTTTTGTTGGTGGCCCCGGCCGCAGAGCTGGCAGAACAAGAGCGGTTGGAGCTGACGGCGCGAGATCAGGCCGAACGATTGGCCCCCTTGCGGACCGAATATGTGCAAATTAATTATGCCAAGGCGACTGATTTGGCTGCTATTATTCAGTCGAATGTCACCACCAGTTCGGTAACGGAGTCGAGTACCGGTGAAGATCCCGTCACCACGACCACGAGCGCCAATGGCTTTTTATCGAAACGGGGCTCGGTTGCGGTAGATGAACGCACCAATACCCTGATCATTACCGATACCGGGGTGAATCTGGAAGACATACGCCAGGCCATCGCGATATTTGATGTTCCGGTCCGCCAGGTATTAATTGAAGCGCGCATCGTGACGGCGCGCACCTCGGTCGGCGAAGGCATGGGGATTCGTTGGGGTGGAGCGCTGACGCAAAACGCACTCGGCTCAACCTTCGTCGCTAGTGGGTCACTCGAGCAAAACGTGACGTCGATAAACAGTGCCGGTGCGACGACATCTTTTCCGGACGCACTGGCGGTTAACCTGCCGTTAGAGCAAAATACCGGATCGTTGGCGGTAGGCTTTCTGCGCGGGCTGTTTAATTTGGACTTGGAAATTACCGCTCTGGAGAGCTTGGGCCAGGCTGAAGTGATATCACAACCTAAGGTTATTACCTCCGATGGTCAGCAGGCGACTATCTTTTCCGGTCAAAATGTCGCTATTCTGGGCAAGTTGATCGAAGCGGGCTTAAAGCTCGAGGTAACGCCCCAGATTACGCCCGACAATAGGGTTGTGTTGAACTTAACGGTAAACCAGGATTCCATCTCACCACCGGAAGCCTCAGAGGGATTGGTCGCGATCGATACCAATTCGGTAACCACCCAAGTTTTGGTGGAAAACGGCGCGACTCTGGTATTGGGCGGAGTCTATCGGGTTGAAAAAAGCACCAGCACCCAAAAAACACCGTTCTTGGGCGATTTGCCGTTTATCGGTTATCTGTTCAAACGGACTATTAGTTCGGATGAAAAATCTGAACTGTTAATATTTATCACACCCAGATTGGTTGAAGAGGGTCTTGTCTCAAACTGA
- a CDS encoding shikimate kinase has product MESTQHIILIGPMGAGKSTIGRLLSEQLALEFVDLDRLIEERAGASIAWIFDIEGEEGFRERETQSLEFILDTPAQIIATGGGCILRPENRNMLAMSDRIIYLETSIEQQLERTAKDKNRPLLQNGNPEPVLVAMAALRNPLYQQSGRLTVDTNGKPPKLVVHEILNFLDEI; this is encoded by the coding sequence ATGGAATCAACACAGCATATAATACTTATCGGGCCGATGGGTGCGGGCAAAAGCACCATTGGCCGGCTATTATCAGAACAGTTGGCGCTCGAATTTGTCGACCTGGATCGGCTCATCGAAGAGCGAGCCGGAGCCTCTATTGCCTGGATATTTGATATTGAAGGTGAAGAAGGGTTTCGTGAGCGCGAAACTCAGTCTCTGGAATTTATCCTCGATACCCCTGCGCAGATCATCGCCACCGGCGGTGGCTGTATATTGCGGCCGGAAAATCGCAACATGTTGGCGATGTCCGATCGAATCATCTATCTAGAGACGTCGATCGAGCAACAATTGGAGCGGACCGCAAAAGATAAAAACCGGCCCCTCTTGCAGAACGGCAATCCTGAACCCGTGTTGGTGGCGATGGCGGCACTGCGCAATCCGCTCTATCAACAGAGTGGCCGTTTGACGGTCGACACTAATGGCAAGCCGCCCAAGCTGGTGGTCCACGAAATTCTCAATTTTCTAGATGAAATCTAA
- the aroB gene encoding 3-dehydroquinate synthase translates to MKTYQVELGDRSYPIHIGPCLSDQRLLQATLTQQEILIVTNDTIAPLYLERVMAPLRASGKQVAAVILPDGEQYKNLTTLNLIYDELLAQNFSRKVVLVALGGGVVGDMTGFAAASYQRGVDFVQIPTTLLSQVDSSVGGKTGVNHPLGKNMIGAFKQPLAVFIDPSTLSTLPKNEFAAGFAEVIKHGVIQGADYFAMLETRLADIFALDMSALIEVISGSCAIKSSVVAQDETEQGLRAILNFGHTFGHAIETTMGYGQWLHGEAVAVGMVMATDLSSRLGLIEPALAERIIHLVEQAGLPIQAPDKMTVDSFLTAMYRDKKVDAGTLRLVLVRALGDGFLTAEFDPSALKDTLAAFCDG, encoded by the coding sequence ATGAAAACCTATCAAGTTGAACTCGGTGACCGCAGTTACCCTATCCATATCGGCCCCTGCCTATCGGACCAGCGTCTGCTGCAGGCGACTCTGACCCAACAAGAAATCCTCATCGTCACCAACGACACCATTGCCCCGCTGTATCTTGAGCGCGTTATGGCGCCCTTACGGGCGAGCGGTAAACAAGTTGCCGCCGTGATCCTGCCCGATGGCGAACAATATAAAAACCTAACCACCTTGAATCTTATCTACGATGAATTGTTGGCGCAAAACTTCAGTCGCAAGGTGGTTTTGGTGGCCCTGGGTGGCGGGGTCGTCGGTGATATGACCGGCTTTGCGGCGGCTAGCTATCAACGCGGTGTTGATTTTGTCCAGATACCGACCACCCTGCTTTCCCAAGTTGACTCATCGGTGGGTGGTAAGACCGGTGTGAATCATCCCTTGGGTAAGAATATGATCGGTGCCTTTAAACAGCCGCTCGCGGTCTTTATTGATCCCAGTACCCTGTCGACGCTGCCGAAGAATGAGTTCGCGGCCGGTTTTGCCGAGGTGATCAAACATGGCGTGATTCAGGGGGCGGACTATTTCGCCATGCTCGAGACCCGACTCGCGGACATTTTCGCGCTCGATATGAGTGCGCTGATTGAGGTTATTTCCGGCTCCTGTGCGATCAAATCCTCTGTGGTCGCCCAGGATGAAACCGAGCAGGGGCTGCGTGCCATCTTGAATTTTGGTCATACCTTCGGCCATGCCATCGAAACAACCATGGGCTATGGCCAATGGTTGCATGGCGAGGCCGTCGCCGTGGGCATGGTGATGGCGACCGACCTGTCGAGCCGTCTGGGTCTGATCGAACCCGCGCTGGCCGAACGTATTATCCACCTGGTCGAGCAGGCCGGTCTGCCGATACAGGCTCCGGACAAAATGACCGTAGATTCCTTTCTGACCGCCATGTATCGCGATAAGAAGGTCGACGCCGGAACCCTGCGCTTGGTCTTAGTCCGGGCCCTGGGTGATGGTTTTCTGACGGCAGAATTCGACCCCTCCGCATTAAAAGACACTTTAGCCGCTTTTTGTGACGGATAG